One window of the Megalops cyprinoides isolate fMegCyp1 chromosome 2, fMegCyp1.pri, whole genome shotgun sequence genome contains the following:
- the plppr3b gene encoding phospholipid phosphatase-related protein type 3 encodes MISSKDKPKKKPPKDSMTLLPCFYFVELPIVASSMVSLYFLELTDLLQPAQVGFRCHDRSLSMPYVDSGDELIPLLMLLSLAFAGPAASIMMGEGLVYCMQSRLKIRPGVEGSINAGGCNFNSFLRRTVRFVGVHVFGLCATALVTDVIQLATGYHTPFFLTVCKPNYTLPGVSCDKNPYITRDICSGQDQHAILSARKTFPSQHATLSAFAAVYISMYFNSTISDSTKLLKPVLVFAFAIAAALTGLTQITQYRSHPIDVYVGFLIGAGIAAYLAFHAVANFKSSEDVDPKPPQPPQKDALRALTQRGHDSVYHKGHASESNDELSGPQCMDGLNRQVQREKASLGSLKRASVDVELLAPRSPMGKETMVTFSNTLPRTNNCVPEIGAGDPVRRHMTVHVPLDPLRSKQLVSEWKQKSMELRSMSLRGDESKEGSDDGSDTGEDGAEEELVMPSSLYPTVQASRGGGAAAGTRVVISPRPGAPPLVHIPEESAGPPPVSPKSASTRAKWLSITEKSGATVPGPLRAHNQPRIMQVIAMSKQQGLMSVTPKSSETSSSCTSSTASTDSPLYRAPSERDSGSIVTVDAHAPHHPVVHMASGNGSPWEWKGTTNGSAASDFHDSYELNDLNRDCARGYRPVKSASPGSSIGEADQEPPPPPHPDLPLDGRSRDSTLRRKPPLSAQDREGSQTQAEQDPYYKKLQTSRRFKD; translated from the exons ATGATCTCTTCAAAAGACAAGCCCAAGAAGAAACCTCCCAAAGACAGCAtgacactgctgccctgcttctATTTTGTGGAG CTCCCGATCGTGGCCTCCTCCATGGTGTCCCTGTACTTCCTGGAGCTGACGGACCTTCTGCAGCCGGCGCAGGTGGGGTTCCGTTGCCATGACCGCTCGCTCAGCATGCCGTATGTGGACAGCGGCGACGAGCTCATCCCCCTGCTGATGCTGCTCAGCCTGGCTTTCGCTGGCCCCGCAGCCTCT ATCATGATGGGGGAGGGCCTGGTGTACTGCATGCAGTCCCGCCTGAAGATCCGTCCCGGTGTTGAGGGAAGCATCAACGCCGGGGGCTGCAACTTCAACTCCTTCCTGCGGAGAACTGTACGCTTCGTGG GGGTTCATGTGTTTGGACTCTGTGCCACAGCACTGGTGACTGACGTGATCCAGCTGGCCACTGGCTATCACACCCCATTCTTTCTGACGGTGTGTAAGCCAAACTACACCCTGCCTGGTGTCTCGTGTGACAAAAATCCCTACATCACCCGTGATATTTGCTCGGGCCAGGATCAGCATGCCATCCTCTCTGCCAG GAAAACTTTTCCTTCCCAGCACGCCACCCTCTCTGCCTTTGCTGCCGTTTATATATCC ATGTATTTCAACTCCACAATATCGGACAGCACCAAGCTGCTGAAGCCAGTCCTGGTGTTTGCATTTGCCATTGCAGCGGCGCTGACTGGACTGACCCAGATTACCCAGTACCGCAGCCACCCCATTGATGTCTATGTAGGCTTCCTCATCGGGGCTGGCATAGCTGCTTACCTG gCTTTTCATGCAGTAGCCAACTTCAAATCCTCAGAGGACGTGGACCCCAagcccccccagcctccccagAAAGATGCCCTGCGTGCCCTGACACAGCGGGGCCACGACTCTGTCTACCACAAGGGCCACGCGTCAGAGAGCAACGATGAGCTGTCAGGGCCACAGTGCATGGACGGCCTGAACCGGCAGGTGCAGAGGGAGAAGGCGTCACTGGGGAGCCTGAAGAGGGCCAGCGTGGACGTGGAGCTGCTGGCCCCCCGCAGCCCCATGGGAAAGGAGACCATGGTCACCTTCAGCAACACTCTGCCCCGCACCAACAACTGTGTCCCGGAGATAGGTGCAGGAGACCCAGTGCGCCGCCACATGACCGTCCACGTGCCACTCGACCCCCTGCGTTCCAAACAGCTGGTGTCCGAGTGGAAGCAGAAGTCCATGGAGCTGCGAAGCATGAGCCTCCGAGGGGACGAGTCAAAGGAGGGCAGTGATGACGGCTCAGACACCGGCGAGGACGGGGCAGAAGAGGAGCTGGTCATGCCCTCTTCGCTGTACCCTACAGTCCAGGCAAGCCGAGGAGGCGGGGCAGCAGCGGGCACCAGGGTGGTGATCTCTCCCAGGCCGGGAGCTCCGCCACTGGTGCACATCCCGGAGGAGTCGGCGGGACCCCCGCCCGTGTCGCCCAAGAGCGCCAGCACGAGGGCCAAGTGGCTGTCCATAACGGAGAAGAGTGGGGCCACGGTGCCCGGGCCCCTGCGCGCACACAACCAGCCACGCATCATGCAGGTCATCGCCATGTCCAAGCAGCAAGGCCTCATGAGCGTCACTCCCAAGTCGTCGGAGACCTCAtcctcctgcacctcctccactGCGAGCACAGACTCGCCCCTCTATCGGGCCCCCTCTGAGCGTGACAGCGGCAGCATCGTGACCGTGGATGCCCACGCGCCCCACCACCCGGTGGTGCACATGGCCTCGGGCAATGGCAGCCCTTGGGAGTGGAAGGGCACCACTAACGGGAGCGCTGCTTCAGATTTCCACGATTCCTACGAGCTCAACGATCTCAACCGTGACTGCGCCCGTGGATACCGCCCGGTCAAGAGTGCGTCCCCGGGCTCCTCCATCGGTGAGGCCGACCAGGAGCCTCCGCCTCCCCCTCACCCAGACTTGCCTCTGGACGGCCGCAGCCGTGACTCTACCCTGCGCCGaaagccccctctctctgcccaggaCAGGGAGGGCAGTCAGACCCAGGCCGAACAGGACCCCTATTATAAAAAACTGCAAACCAGCCGCCGGTTTAAAGACTAA